One Actinospica robiniae DSM 44927 genomic region harbors:
- a CDS encoding BACON domain-containing protein, protein MNADTTGGGRALRGGVLGGTAGDGWGRAAAYDAYADGLHTYALWYLRDHDAAADALYCAFAAADRNHTTLQQPEQIQPWLYALLRRECRLRAGEGDAPTPVSGRLRPKADGLGDSGVGASLLQLEGNLRRAEFHSLAWSEAEGLAPAHREVLELTIRHGLDSRGLALVLGLREGAAGLASTRGFGLLADAWRELERSLAAAAVAGSGRDNCAQLAELTFGWSGKLNATLRAPLTEHVDRCSRCQHYLHTVIGTPSAPTILPFVAAPRALRDLLLGELADADAAQTAGVDLIALGRRCGSFGSEGFPARVDLSQNSTTAAAGTGGGSARPPRRRQASARLHRTPRAGGAGVPTGAARPAAAPEAARSEQQAKPEAARSAATASSGPAAANSPSPTSAVRPTARTERPVLRVPPRVPEAEDLFRARGSWAERVLPPQIAAAAAAAEDSLWRPEPAAEFIQTPSGRFATRTPLPPRPPRPQTASSAPASSASRPAQPVPGDAASAAEVSRLPRYARGNSRPAGARARHKARPMRQAVVSAMALGAIGAVAATAAALLGSGGDPQAKTIALENTQPNEVVGGAQTPAGRQPTQDRLSVTVTTAGGGAAAQATGLGSPLGTGSSAAVSSPTVAASGGFFVSVNQRDGDPYSVQILLRNAGTTPLKWSASPDVSWLTLSQRSGTLAPGASLAVTATATSAAPSGQWVAHITFQPGGILVTVHGGVAAPPSSAASSAAASASAPASASASSTPTVAPSSSSPSSAPTSPSSTASTTPSTPSAPPASSTTAAAGDSATPSQTGGGATASASASSTRIRRPAPSRTASRHAATR, encoded by the coding sequence GTGAACGCTGACACTACTGGTGGGGGGCGTGCCCTCCGCGGCGGCGTGCTCGGCGGGACGGCGGGCGACGGGTGGGGGCGCGCCGCCGCCTACGACGCCTACGCCGACGGACTGCACACCTACGCGCTCTGGTACCTGCGCGACCACGACGCCGCTGCCGACGCCCTCTACTGCGCCTTCGCCGCGGCGGACCGCAACCACACCACCCTCCAGCAGCCCGAGCAGATCCAGCCGTGGCTCTACGCGCTGCTGCGCCGGGAGTGCCGGCTGCGCGCCGGGGAGGGCGACGCGCCGACGCCGGTCTCCGGGCGGCTGCGGCCGAAGGCGGACGGACTCGGCGACTCGGGCGTGGGCGCTTCGCTGCTGCAGCTCGAGGGCAATCTGCGCCGGGCCGAGTTCCACTCCCTGGCCTGGTCCGAAGCCGAAGGGCTGGCGCCGGCGCACCGCGAGGTGCTCGAGCTGACCATCCGGCACGGGCTCGACAGCCGCGGGCTCGCGCTCGTCCTCGGCCTGCGCGAGGGGGCGGCCGGCCTGGCCTCCACCCGCGGGTTCGGGTTGCTGGCGGACGCCTGGCGGGAGCTCGAGCGGTCGCTGGCCGCGGCAGCCGTGGCCGGGTCCGGGCGGGACAACTGCGCCCAGCTCGCCGAGCTCACCTTCGGCTGGAGCGGCAAGCTCAACGCGACGCTGCGTGCCCCGCTGACCGAGCACGTGGACCGCTGCTCGCGCTGCCAGCACTACCTGCACACGGTCATCGGCACGCCGTCCGCGCCGACGATCCTGCCATTCGTCGCCGCACCGCGCGCGCTGCGGGATCTGCTGCTCGGCGAGCTCGCCGACGCGGACGCGGCGCAGACGGCGGGCGTGGATCTGATCGCGCTCGGCCGACGCTGCGGGTCGTTCGGGTCCGAGGGCTTCCCGGCCCGCGTAGACCTTTCGCAGAACTCCACGACGGCCGCCGCGGGGACGGGCGGCGGGTCGGCGCGCCCGCCTCGACGGCGGCAGGCGTCGGCACGCCTGCACCGGACCCCGCGTGCGGGCGGTGCGGGCGTGCCGACCGGCGCCGCTCGTCCCGCCGCCGCGCCGGAGGCGGCCCGGAGCGAGCAGCAGGCCAAGCCGGAAGCCGCGCGCAGCGCCGCGACCGCGTCGAGCGGGCCGGCCGCCGCGAACTCCCCGAGCCCGACGAGTGCCGTCCGGCCGACGGCGCGCACCGAGCGCCCGGTCCTGCGGGTGCCTCCGCGCGTGCCCGAGGCGGAAGACCTCTTTCGTGCCCGCGGCAGCTGGGCCGAGCGCGTCCTGCCCCCGCAGATCGCCGCGGCAGCGGCGGCCGCGGAGGATTCGCTGTGGCGGCCCGAGCCGGCGGCCGAGTTCATCCAGACCCCGTCCGGGCGCTTCGCCACGCGCACGCCGCTGCCGCCGCGCCCGCCCCGGCCGCAGACCGCGTCGTCCGCGCCGGCCTCGTCCGCCTCGAGGCCCGCGCAACCCGTGCCCGGTGACGCCGCGTCCGCGGCCGAGGTGAGCCGGCTGCCGCGCTACGCGCGCGGCAACAGCCGGCCCGCCGGTGCGCGGGCGCGGCACAAGGCCAGGCCCATGCGCCAGGCCGTCGTCTCGGCCATGGCGCTCGGGGCGATCGGCGCCGTCGCGGCCACCGCCGCGGCGCTGCTCGGCAGCGGCGGGGACCCGCAGGCGAAGACCATCGCCCTCGAGAACACGCAGCCCAACGAGGTCGTCGGCGGCGCGCAGACCCCGGCGGGCCGGCAGCCGACCCAGGACCGGCTGTCGGTGACCGTCACCACGGCCGGCGGGGGCGCCGCGGCGCAAGCCACCGGGCTCGGCTCGCCGCTCGGCACGGGTTCCTCGGCCGCCGTGAGCTCGCCGACCGTCGCGGCCTCGGGCGGGTTCTTCGTCTCGGTGAACCAGCGCGACGGCGACCCGTATAGCGTGCAGATCCTGCTGCGCAACGCCGGGACCACGCCGCTGAAGTGGTCGGCCTCGCCGGACGTGTCCTGGCTGACGCTCAGTCAGCGCTCGGGCACGCTCGCGCCGGGAGCGAGCCTCGCCGTCACGGCCACGGCCACCTCGGCCGCGCCGAGCGGGCAGTGGGTCGCGCACATCACCTTCCAGCCCGGCGGAATCCTCGTCACGGTGCACGGAGGGGTCGCGGCCCCGCCGTCGTCCGCAGCGTCGTCCGCAGCGGCGTCTGCATCCGCGCCCGCATCCGCGTCCGCATCGAGCACGCCGACGGTCGCCCCCAGCAGCAGCTCTCCGTCCTCCGCCCCCACGTCGCCGTCCTCCACTGCGAGCACGACACCGTCGACGCCCAGCGCGCCGCCGGCTTCGTCCACCACGGCGGCAGCCGGCGATTCCGCGACACCGAGTCAGACCGGCGGCGGTGCGACGGCGAGCGCATCGGCCTCGTCCACGAGGATCCGCAGGCCGGCGCCGTCGCGGACGGCCTCACGTCACGCGGCCACCCGGTAG